One Carassius gibelio isolate Cgi1373 ecotype wild population from Czech Republic chromosome A7, carGib1.2-hapl.c, whole genome shotgun sequence DNA window includes the following coding sequences:
- the LOC128017802 gene encoding macrophage mannose receptor 1-like isoform X1: MMQNKIQLVVFLAGILSKASCDLYRFILIEEPKTWAEAQSYCREKYTDLATVQSDEDRVKLKEEANTVNFSSVAWIGFYKHPWLWSYQNTIISYARWGNPQPNMPDTNEACAFVNRFGQWVDANCTEIKPFFCQTDKVKLTDKFKYSDKIVLNWYDAQTYCRSHLTNLATIIDDTENSFLAKELVSKNDWDAWIGLSRIPMQWSDDSSVSWSSLEWESGQPDNVNGTEDCVSADTDGQMADDSCSTLQPFYCRENRKIQRVRFTVKSGGSLDKSTVMKAIEKKMKQILSVQDVKVRYSITWSVQPDGEIFQQQETRENQNNTQDTATTCDELGPMKR; encoded by the exons ATGATGCAGAACAAGATTCAACTCGTGGTTTTTCTCG CAGGAATCCTGTCGAAGGCTTCATGTGATCTGTATCGATTCATCCTGATCGAAGAGCCCAAGACCTGGGCAGAAGCGCAATCATACTGCAGAGAGAAATACACGGATCTAGCGACGGTTCAGAGCGATGAAGACCGAGTCAAACTAAAGGAGGAAGCAAACACTGTGAACTTCAGCTCTGTCGCCTGGATCGGCTTCTACAAACACCCTTGGCTTTGGTCGTATCAAAACACCATAATAAGCTATGCGAGGTGGGGTAACCCGCAGCCGAACATGCCTGACACAAATGAggcctgtgcatttgtgaatagATTCGGACAATGGGTTGATGCAAACTGTACTGAAATAAAACCCTTCTTTTGCCAAACTG ACAAGGTCAAACTTACAGACAAGTTCAAGTACAGTGACAAGATCGTGCTGAACTGGTATGATGCTCAAACGTACTgcagatcacatttaacaaaccTGGCCACCATTATAGATGACACAGAGAACTCGTTCCTCGCAAAAGAGCTTGTTTCAAAGAATGACTGGGATGCCTGGATCGGCCTGTCCAGGATCCCAATGCAGTGGTCAGATGACAGCAGTGTTTCGTGGTCTTCATTGGAATGGGAGTCCGGGCAGCCTGATAATGTGAACGGCACTGAAGATTGTGTGAGTGCTGATACGGACGGACAGATGGCTGACGACTCCTGCTCAACTCTACAGCCTTTCTACTGCCGCGAAAACAGGAAAATACAGCGTGTGAGATTCACAGTGAAATCAGGCGGATCTCTGGACAAGTCAACAGTGATGAAGGCCATAGAGAAGAAG ATGAAGCAGATCCTCTCGGTTCAGGATGTGAAAGTCAGATACAGCATCACATGGAGCGTCCAGCCTGACGGGGAGATCTTCCAGCAGCAGGAAACACGAGAAAACCAGAACAACACACAAGACACAGCAACAACATGTGACGAGCTGGGGCCAATGAAACGCTAG
- the LOC128017802 gene encoding macrophage mannose receptor 1-like isoform X2, with translation MMQNKIQLVVFLGILSKASCDLYRFILIEEPKTWAEAQSYCREKYTDLATVQSDEDRVKLKEEANTVNFSSVAWIGFYKHPWLWSYQNTIISYARWGNPQPNMPDTNEACAFVNRFGQWVDANCTEIKPFFCQTDKVKLTDKFKYSDKIVLNWYDAQTYCRSHLTNLATIIDDTENSFLAKELVSKNDWDAWIGLSRIPMQWSDDSSVSWSSLEWESGQPDNVNGTEDCVSADTDGQMADDSCSTLQPFYCRENRKIQRVRFTVKSGGSLDKSTVMKAIEKKMKQILSVQDVKVRYSITWSVQPDGEIFQQQETRENQNNTQDTATTCDELGPMKR, from the exons ATGATGCAGAACAAGATTCAACTCGTGGTTTTTCTCG GAATCCTGTCGAAGGCTTCATGTGATCTGTATCGATTCATCCTGATCGAAGAGCCCAAGACCTGGGCAGAAGCGCAATCATACTGCAGAGAGAAATACACGGATCTAGCGACGGTTCAGAGCGATGAAGACCGAGTCAAACTAAAGGAGGAAGCAAACACTGTGAACTTCAGCTCTGTCGCCTGGATCGGCTTCTACAAACACCCTTGGCTTTGGTCGTATCAAAACACCATAATAAGCTATGCGAGGTGGGGTAACCCGCAGCCGAACATGCCTGACACAAATGAggcctgtgcatttgtgaatagATTCGGACAATGGGTTGATGCAAACTGTACTGAAATAAAACCCTTCTTTTGCCAAACTG ACAAGGTCAAACTTACAGACAAGTTCAAGTACAGTGACAAGATCGTGCTGAACTGGTATGATGCTCAAACGTACTgcagatcacatttaacaaaccTGGCCACCATTATAGATGACACAGAGAACTCGTTCCTCGCAAAAGAGCTTGTTTCAAAGAATGACTGGGATGCCTGGATCGGCCTGTCCAGGATCCCAATGCAGTGGTCAGATGACAGCAGTGTTTCGTGGTCTTCATTGGAATGGGAGTCCGGGCAGCCTGATAATGTGAACGGCACTGAAGATTGTGTGAGTGCTGATACGGACGGACAGATGGCTGACGACTCCTGCTCAACTCTACAGCCTTTCTACTGCCGCGAAAACAGGAAAATACAGCGTGTGAGATTCACAGTGAAATCAGGCGGATCTCTGGACAAGTCAACAGTGATGAAGGCCATAGAGAAGAAG ATGAAGCAGATCCTCTCGGTTCAGGATGTGAAAGTCAGATACAGCATCACATGGAGCGTCCAGCCTGACGGGGAGATCTTCCAGCAGCAGGAAACACGAGAAAACCAGAACAACACACAAGACACAGCAACAACATGTGACGAGCTGGGGCCAATGAAACGCTAG